The Streptomyces durmitorensis genome contains the following window.
ATGATGAAGACGCCGGCGACGAAGACGTACGTCGGGATGGCGAAGAGCTTCCCGGACTCCTTCACTCCGCGCAGGTTCATCACCGTCAGAAGCACGATGACGGCGACGGCGCAGAGCACCTTGTGCTCGACGACGAACGGGATCGCCGAGCCGAGGTTCTCGATGCCCGAGGAGATCGACACGGCCACGGTCAGGACGTAGTCGACGAGCAGGGCGCTCGCGACGGTGAGTCCGGCCTTGGGGCCGAGGTTGGTGTTGGCGACCTCGTAGTCGCCACCACCACTCGGGTAGGCGTGCACGTTCTGCCGGTACGACGCGACGACGGTGAACATCAGCACGACGACCGCGACAGCGATCCAGGGGCTGAAGTGGTACGCCGACACACCCGCGATCGAGAGGACGAGGAGCACTTCGCCCGGCGCATAGGCCACGGAGGAGAGCGGGTCGGACGCGAACACGGGTAGAGCGATGCGCTTCGGCAGGAGGGTTTCTCCGAGCCGGTCGCTGCGCAGTGCGCGCCCGATGAGGATCCGTTTGGGCACGTCGGTCAGTTTGGACACGCAGAGGATCGTAAGCGTTCGAATGGGTGCCCGCCCACCCACCACCCCCTAACTGCTCCGGTTAGCCACGACGCGCCGCCCCGGGCTCCGCCCAATGCCCGGAAAGCGGACGCTCATCGGTGGCCTCCGGTGCTTCTGGCACCTCCCCCGCCCCATGCCGCCCGTACCGCTCGGCCGCCCGCTCCTCGGCACGCAGGATCGCGCGGGACGGCCACCAGGTGGCACGCCCGAGCAGCAGCAGCGCCGCCGGCAGAATCATGATGCGGATCACGAACGCGTCGAGCAGGACGGCCGCCGCGAGGACGAAGCCCATCTGCTTCATCTCCAGGATGTGCAGCATCACGAAGCTCGCGAAGACGGTGACCATGACGATCGCCGCGCTGGTGACGACCTTGGCCGACGAGCTGATGCCCTGGATGACGGCCTGTCGGGTGGGTACGCCGTTCAGCGCGGCCTCCCGGATCCGGCTGACCACGAACACCTGGTAGTCCATCGAGAGCCCGAAGAGGATCACGAAGAGGAAGAGCGGCACCCGTGATGAGATCCCGTCGAGCGAGATGAACGAGAGCAGTTCCTCGGCCCACTTGCCCTGGAAGACCAGGACGAGCAGCCCGAGCGCGGACGCGGCGGAGAGCAGGTTGAGCACGATGCCGAGCAGTCCGAGGACGACGGAGCGGAACGCGATGACCGTCATGGCGAAGGTCATCAGGAGCAGGAAGCCGAGGACGAGCGGCAGCTTCTGGTTCTGGTGCTCCACGTAGTCGGTGCCGCGCGGCACCTCGCCGGTGACGGCCGTCTCGACGCCGGGCAGCTTGCCGACGGTCGCGGGGAGATGGTCGTGGCGCAGGTGGTCGAGCGAGTCCTCGGCCTTCTTCGAGTACGTCGGGTGCGGGGCGTTCAGCTCCAGGGCGGTGGTCCGCCGGTCCTTCGAGGCGCGCAAGAGCGGAGCACCGGAGGGGTGCGAGAAGAGCGGGTCGGCCTTCGCCCTGCGGTCCAGAGCCGTCAGGGCCTCGCGCACCTCACCGGCCTGCGAGGCCTCGGCCCGCACCACGACGAGGTGCCGGACGCGCTGCTCCGGGAAGGCTTCGAGCAGCCTGTCGTACCCCTTCATCGCCTCGATGTCGCGCGAGAAGCTGTCCCGCGCCGGGTTCTTGAGGTTCATGTTCAGTGCGGGCAGCGCGAGCCCCAGCATGACGAGGACCGACAGGCACAGGGTGAGCGCGGGGCGCTTGCGGGCGGGCGCGAGCAGGGCGTTCCACGCGCGGCCCGGCTTCTTCTCGCCGTACGCCGCGCGGACCGGCTTGCCCCGCGCGATCCGCTTGGCGGCGCGGCGCTCCGTACGGCGGCCGAGCTTGACCAGGAGCGCGGGCAGCACCGTCACCGAGCTGACCACGGCGACGGCGACGACCAGGATGGTGCCGGTGGCGAGGGAGTCGAAGATGACGTCACGGGCCAGGAAGAGCGCGGTGGTGGAGACGATCACGGCGAGCCCGGAGACCACGATGGCGCGACCCGCCGTCGCGGCGGCGGCCTCGACCAGGGCCTCGGAGGTGAGGCGGCCGCCCGCGCGGGCCCGCTCCTCGCGTTCGCGCTTGAGGTAGAAGAGCGTGTAGTCGACTCCGACGGCCATGCCGATGAGCAGGATCATGCTCATCCCGACGCCGGTGTCGGGCAGCAGGTGCGAGGCCAGCATCGCCAGGCCCATCGTCGCCATGATCGAGGTGACGGCGAGTAGCAGCGGTACGCCGACCATGATCACCGAGCCGAAGACCAGCGCGAGCGTGATCAGCGTGACGGGCAGCGTGATCGCCTCGGAGAACTGCAGGTCCTTGTCGCGCTGGTCATCGACGCCCTTGCTCACGGAGGCGTCACCGGTCTCCTCGATGACCAGGTCCGGGTGGGCCTTCGCGGCCGCCTCGGTCTGGGCCTGGACCGGGGGCACCGTCTCCTGGTCCTTCTGCTCGGAGCCGTTCAGCTCCACCTGGACCCGCAGGACCCGTCCGTCGGCCGATTCGACCGGCGGCGCCACCGACGCGACCTCGGGCAGCGACTTCATCCGGGCGGTGATGTCCTTGACGGCGGCGTCGGCGGCCCTCTCGTCGAGCGGCCCCGACTCGGCGCGGATCAGCACCTGTTCCGTGGACCGCAGCTGGACACCGCCCTCGGTCGCCAGGGCTTCGGCGCGGCCGGCCTCCCCGACGCGGAAGTCCTCCGACGTGGCGCTGTTCATGCCGACGGCGATGCCGCCCCCCAGGCAGAGCACCACGAACACCAGCCACCCGACGATCGCGCGCCCTGGGTGCAGCGCGCTCCATCGGGCCACGCGCACCGTGACCGATCGCTTCCTCATGACCATCCCCGCCCCTTCGTCAACCACTGACCTTCATGTGTAAGTGGAGACTGACAGGTGAAGGAACAAGCCGTCAACTGTCATTCGATGCTGTGCGGGCGCGGATTGACAGTGGATCCCGTCATGCGTAAGTCTTGGCTGACAGGTTTCGGGACCAGCGAGAAGGCGGGCCATGGACAGCGAAGAGCTGCTCGCCTTCCTCTCCGCGGTGGGCCACGCCCAGCGGATCCGGATCATCACCGAGCTCGCCCCGGGGCAGCTGTACGTCAGCGAACTGGCGCGGCGGCTCGGTGTCTCCCGGCCCCTGCTCTACATGCACCTCGAACGTCTGGAGAAGGCCGGTCTCGTCGTCGGCCGCCTGGAGCTCTCCGACGACGGCAAGGCGCTCAAGTACTTCGAACTGGCGCCGTTCGACGTGCGATTGAACGTGGACACGATCCTCGCGGCCGTCCGGCAGGACGCGTCGGACGAGGTCGGACAGCACTCATCAGAGGGGTCTTAATGGACGACGTGATCATCCCGGTCGCCTTCTTCCTGATACTCGCCGGCGCGGTCGTGTCGGTGGCCTACTTCCAGTCGCAGCGCAACCGCGAGCGCGACCGCCAGTACGCCGAGGCGATGGACCACTACCGCGAGGTCGTCGAGCGCGCCAGGTCCGAGCAGGAGTCGACCCGGTTGCAGCTCGTCGAGCTGGGCCACCGGCTCAAGACCGTCGAGGGCCTGCTGCGCAGCGTGGACTGAGCCCGTGCCGGTTGCGTGCCGGCTGCACGCGCACCGGCAGGTGCACAGGGGTGCCCTCCGCGGACCGCGCGTGTGTAGCTTGGGCGTCGGTCTGAGACGCTTTTACCGTTCAGCCTGAGCAAAAAGTATTGACACAGCCGGAAGGACGGGCGTGCACATCGTCATCATGGGCTGCGGGAGAGTCGGATCCGCTCTCGCGCAGACCCTGGAACAACAGGGGCACACGGTCGCCGTGATCGACCAGGACCCCACCGCCTTCCGCCGCCTGGGCTCCGGCTTCGGCGGCCGCCGTGTCACCGGTATCGGCTTCGACCAGGACACCCTGCGCGAGGCCGGCATCGAGGAGGCGGGCGCCTTCGCCGCGGTGAGCAGCGGCGACAACTCGAACATCATCGCCGCCCGGGTGGCCCGCGAGATGTTCGGCATCGAGAACGTCGCGGCCCGCATCTACGACCCGCGCCGCGCCGAGGTCTACCAGCGCCTGGGCATCCCCACCGTCGCCACGGTCCGCTGGACCGCCGACCAGATGCTGCGCAGGCTGCTGCCCTCCGGGGCCGAGCCGCTGTGGCGCGACCCCACCGGCGGCGTACAGCTCGCCGAGGTGCACGCGTCCGCGTCCTGGATCGGCCACAAGATCAGTGAGCTCCAGGAGGAGACCGGCGTCCGCGTGGCCTTCCTCACCCGGCTGGGCGAGGCGGTCCTGCCGACCTCCCAGACGGTGCTCCAGGAGGGCGACCTGGTGCACGTGATGATGCGCACGGACGAGGTCGAGAAGGTCGAAGCGGCGTTCGCCGAAGGCCCCGAGGAAGGCGGTCACTGATGAGGGTCGCCATTGCCGGAGCAGGCGCGGTGGGTCGTTCCATCGCCGGTGAGCTCCTGGAGAACGGGCACGAGATTCTGCTCATCGACAAGGCGCCGACCGCCATCTCGGTCGAGCGCGTCCCGCAGGCCGAGTGGCTGCTCGCCGACGCCTGCGAGATCACCTCGCTCGACGAGGCGGCGCTCCAGCGCTGCAACGTGGTGATCGCCGCGACCGGTGACGACAAGGTCAACCTCGTCGTCTCGCTGCTCGCGAAGACCGAGTACGGCGTCCCGCGGGTCGTCGCCCGCGTGAACAACCCCAAGAACGAGTGGCTCTTCAACGAGTCCTGGGGTGTCGACGTCGCCGTCTCGACCCCGCGTCTGATGTCCGCGCTCGTCGAGGAGGCGGTGAGCGTCGGCGATCTCGTCCGGCTGCTCCGCTTCAGCCACGGCGACGCGAACCTCGTCGAGCTGACCCTGCCGCCCGAGTCGGCCCTCGCGGGCACGCAGGTCGGCGACGTCCAGTGGCCCGAGGACACCTCGCTCGTGACGATCATCCGCGGCACGCGCGTCCTCGCGCCGACCGCCGATGATTCCCTTGAGGCGGGGGACGAGTTGCTGTTCGTCGCGGCGCAAGCGCGGGAGGAACAGCTGGAGGATCTGCTTTCCGTGCGCCGTGAGGACGCGGCGAGCTAGCGCTGCTTGTACGCAGATGAGGGGGCACCCGGAAGTTCGGGCGCCCCCTCATCTGCGGGTTCGTCGTGGCTGGTCGCGCAGTTCCCCGCGCCCCTATCGGGGCGCGGCCTTGCGCTCCTCCTCCGCCTTCTCTGCGGCCTCCATCTCGGCGAACACGTCGATCGGCGGCGGCGCCTTCGCGAGGAAGACCCAGGTCAGCCAGACGGCGAGCAGGAACGGCGGGATCTTCAGGGCGATCAGGACCCAGCCGAACTGCGTCGTGTCCCCCCACCAGTAGAGCGGGAAAAGGATCGCGCACTTGGCGAGCAGGATCAGGCCCCAGGCCCAACTGGCCTTCGTGTACGCCTTCTTGCGGCCTGGGTTGCGGGTCCGCCAGGAGAGGTTCTCCTTGAAGACCGGGCCGAGGATCAGGCCGATCAGCGGGACACCGGCGATGGCCGTGATGATGTAGGCGAGGGCGAGGCCCAGGGTGTAGAGCATGCCCGGCAGATAGAAGTCCTTGGCGTTGCCGGTCATCATCGCGAAGACCACACCGAAGGCCACACCGAAGACGCCGCTGAAGGCGTGCTTGACGGTGCCCTTCATGACCAGGCGGACCACCACGAGCACCAGGGACACCGCGAGGGCCGCGATGGCCGACATGTGCAGGTCCTTGTTGATCGTGAAGATGGTCACGAAGAGGAGGCCGGGGACGACGGTCTCCACCATGCCCCGAACGCCGCCGAAGGCCTCGAAGAGCGCGGCCTCGGTCACGGCCCTGGAATCGTCGTCCTGATCCGTGGTTCCCTGGTCCGTCGGCTTGTCGAGGGACGTCACCGGCTACTCCCGTCCGAGGGGTCTGAGTTCGTATTTCGGGTTGAAGAGCACCCGGCGGCCCCTGCTCATCGAGACCCTGCCGGACGCGATCAGCCTGCGCCCCGGCTCTATGCCCACGATGGAGCGCCTGCCGAGCCACACCACGTCCAGTGCCGCGGAGCCGTCGAACAGCTCCGCCTCCAGGGCGGGGACCCCGGCGCGTGGCCGCAGGGTGACCGTGCGCAAGGTACCAGTAACCGTGACTATCTGGCGGTCGTGGCAGTCTCCGATGCGGGTGCACCCGGCCGTTTCTGCGTCCTCACGCAGCTCTTCCGACTCCAGATCCTCCTGGGAGGAGGACAGCCGGTCGAGCATGCGCCGGAAGCGGCCTGCCGGCTTCTCGGAACCAGGAACAGCACTCATACAGGAAGCGTACCGGGGGTCGCCGACAGCGCCGCAATGGGTGCGCTCATCTGTGCTTATGCCCGCTCAGCCCCCACTCGACCCTTGACTCATCGCTCGAACCTGTAACCCATTCCAGGCTCGGTGATGAAGTGCCGCGGATGCGCCGGGTCCGCCTCCAGCTTGCGGCGCAGCTGTGCCATGTAGACGCGCAGGTAGTTCGTCTCCGTACCGTACGAAGGGCCCCAGACCTCCTGGAGCAGCTGCTTCTGGCTGACCAGGCGCCCTGTGTTGCGCACCAGGACTTCGAGCAGATGCCACTCGGTGGGCGTCAGGCGTACGTCGCGTCCGTCGCGGTTGACCTTCTTGGCGGCCAGGTCGACCGTGAAGTCCTCCGTGTCCACCATCACGTCGTCCTCGCCCGCTCCGGTGGGCTCCGCCCTGCGGATGGAGGCACGGAGCCGGGCCAGGAGCTCGTCCATGCCGAAGGGCTTGGTGACGTAGTCGTCGGCGCCCGCGTCGAGCGCCTCGACCTTCTCGTCCGAGCTGTGCCGCGCGGAGAGCACCAGGATCGGTACGCGCGTCCAGCCGCGCAGGCCCCTGATGACCTCGACCCCGTCCATGTCGGGCAGACCGAGGTCCAGCACGATCACGTCGGGGTGGCGGGCGGCGGCGAGCTGGAGCGCGGTGGCTCCGTCCGGGGCCGCGTCCACGTCGTACTTGCGCGCCTTCAGGTTGATCACGAGGGCGCGTACGATCTGCGGCTCGTCGTCGACCACGAGCACCCGGGTCATCTGTACCTGCCTTTCGGGCTTCTGGGTCTTGTCGCTGGTGGCGGTCATGAGGTGGCCTGGGCGGAGAGATCAGGCACGGTCGGCGGTGTGCCCGCCGCCGCCCGCAGGGTGAGGACCATGGTGAGACCGCCTCCGGGGGTGTCCTCCGCCTCGAGCGTGCCGCCCATGGACTCGACG
Protein-coding sequences here:
- a CDS encoding response regulator encodes the protein MTRVLVVDDEPQIVRALVINLKARKYDVDAAPDGATALQLAAARHPDVIVLDLGLPDMDGVEVIRGLRGWTRVPILVLSARHSSDEKVEALDAGADDYVTKPFGMDELLARLRASIRRAEPTGAGEDDVMVDTEDFTVDLAAKKVNRDGRDVRLTPTEWHLLEVLVRNTGRLVSQKQLLQEVWGPSYGTETNYLRVYMAQLRRKLEADPAHPRHFITEPGMGYRFER
- a CDS encoding ArsR/SmtB family transcription factor, coding for MDSEELLAFLSAVGHAQRIRIITELAPGQLYVSELARRLGVSRPLLYMHLERLEKAGLVVGRLELSDDGKALKYFELAPFDVRLNVDTILAAVRQDASDEVGQHSSEGS
- a CDS encoding potassium channel family protein codes for the protein MHIVIMGCGRVGSALAQTLEQQGHTVAVIDQDPTAFRRLGSGFGGRRVTGIGFDQDTLREAGIEEAGAFAAVSSGDNSNIIAARVAREMFGIENVAARIYDPRRAEVYQRLGIPTVATVRWTADQMLRRLLPSGAEPLWRDPTGGVQLAEVHASASWIGHKISELQEETGVRVAFLTRLGEAVLPTSQTVLQEGDLVHVMMRTDEVEKVEAAFAEGPEEGGH
- a CDS encoding DUF3159 domain-containing protein, coding for MTSLDKPTDQGTTDQDDDSRAVTEAALFEAFGGVRGMVETVVPGLLFVTIFTINKDLHMSAIAALAVSLVLVVVRLVMKGTVKHAFSGVFGVAFGVVFAMMTGNAKDFYLPGMLYTLGLALAYIITAIAGVPLIGLILGPVFKENLSWRTRNPGRKKAYTKASWAWGLILLAKCAILFPLYWWGDTTQFGWVLIALKIPPFLLAVWLTWVFLAKAPPPIDVFAEMEAAEKAEEERKAAPR
- a CDS encoding MMPL family transporter; the encoded protein is MRKRSVTVRVARWSALHPGRAIVGWLVFVVLCLGGGIAVGMNSATSEDFRVGEAGRAEALATEGGVQLRSTEQVLIRAESGPLDERAADAAVKDITARMKSLPEVASVAPPVESADGRVLRVQVELNGSEQKDQETVPPVQAQTEAAAKAHPDLVIEETGDASVSKGVDDQRDKDLQFSEAITLPVTLITLALVFGSVIMVGVPLLLAVTSIMATMGLAMLASHLLPDTGVGMSMILLIGMAVGVDYTLFYLKREREERARAGGRLTSEALVEAAAATAGRAIVVSGLAVIVSTTALFLARDVIFDSLATGTILVVAVAVVSSVTVLPALLVKLGRRTERRAAKRIARGKPVRAAYGEKKPGRAWNALLAPARKRPALTLCLSVLVMLGLALPALNMNLKNPARDSFSRDIEAMKGYDRLLEAFPEQRVRHLVVVRAEASQAGEVREALTALDRRAKADPLFSHPSGAPLLRASKDRRTTALELNAPHPTYSKKAEDSLDHLRHDHLPATVGKLPGVETAVTGEVPRGTDYVEHQNQKLPLVLGFLLLMTFAMTVIAFRSVVLGLLGIVLNLLSAASALGLLVLVFQGKWAEELLSFISLDGISSRVPLFLFVILFGLSMDYQVFVVSRIREAALNGVPTRQAVIQGISSSAKVVTSAAIVMVTVFASFVMLHILEMKQMGFVLAAAVLLDAFVIRIMILPAALLLLGRATWWPSRAILRAEERAAERYGRHGAGEVPEAPEATDERPLSGHWAEPGAARRG
- a CDS encoding OB-fold nucleic acid binding domain-containing protein, coding for MSAVPGSEKPAGRFRRMLDRLSSSQEDLESEELREDAETAGCTRIGDCHDRQIVTVTGTLRTVTLRPRAGVPALEAELFDGSAALDVVWLGRRSIVGIEPGRRLIASGRVSMSRGRRVLFNPKYELRPLGRE
- a CDS encoding potassium channel family protein, whose translation is MRVAIAGAGAVGRSIAGELLENGHEILLIDKAPTAISVERVPQAEWLLADACEITSLDEAALQRCNVVIAATGDDKVNLVVSLLAKTEYGVPRVVARVNNPKNEWLFNESWGVDVAVSTPRLMSALVEEAVSVGDLVRLLRFSHGDANLVELTLPPESALAGTQVGDVQWPEDTSLVTIIRGTRVLAPTADDSLEAGDELLFVAAQAREEQLEDLLSVRREDAAS